In the Leptospira limi genome, one interval contains:
- a CDS encoding DUF368 domain-containing protein: MPLTKKEILFCILNGFLIGIANLIPGVSGGTFALILGLYDRLITAITSLNLETIKVSLSLLVGFWKEDVRNRFALEMKRIDFWFLVFLGFGLLLSVISGAKLIQYLLQNHPQATLALFIGLIIPSLVVPYKLIEKHSLVVWLFLVPGILLTIVPSFFMGENTGSENPIFAFATGMIAISAMILPGISGSYIMLVLGEYQIVIGKLSTILEPGSILFLGAFGIGCLLGLLIFTHIVKWLFVKYKSHTMTFLLGLILGSFFILWPFKDYANGQTIVGRSGEVKRDIQIATAKNILPKDFEEAQIPLASLVFGLVLGLGLNRLESLQEKK, encoded by the coding sequence ATGCCTCTTACAAAAAAAGAAATTCTCTTTTGCATTCTCAATGGGTTTCTCATTGGAATTGCCAATTTAATCCCTGGTGTATCTGGTGGAACCTTTGCTCTTATCTTGGGTTTGTATGACAGACTCATCACTGCCATCACTTCCTTAAATTTGGAAACCATCAAAGTTTCCCTTTCCTTACTTGTAGGCTTTTGGAAAGAAGATGTAAGAAATCGTTTTGCATTGGAAATGAAACGAATCGATTTTTGGTTTTTGGTATTCCTTGGTTTTGGACTTTTACTTTCCGTAATCTCTGGAGCAAAACTGATCCAATACTTATTACAAAACCACCCACAAGCAACTCTTGCCCTTTTCATAGGTCTCATCATTCCATCACTAGTCGTTCCCTACAAACTCATTGAAAAACATAGCCTTGTCGTTTGGCTATTCTTAGTCCCGGGAATTTTATTAACGATTGTTCCCAGTTTTTTTATGGGAGAAAACACCGGATCCGAAAATCCAATTTTTGCATTTGCCACTGGTATGATTGCCATTTCAGCGATGATCCTTCCAGGAATTTCCGGATCATACATCATGCTCGTGTTAGGTGAATACCAAATTGTCATCGGAAAACTTTCTACCATCTTAGAACCAGGTTCGATTCTTTTTTTAGGTGCGTTTGGGATTGGATGCCTACTTGGACTTTTGATTTTCACTCATATTGTTAAATGGTTATTTGTGAAATACAAATCACATACGATGACTTTTTTACTTGGACTGATCCTCGGATCCTTTTTTATCCTTTGGCCATTTAAAGATTATGCAAATGGACAAACAATTGTTGGTAGATCAGGTGAAGTCAAACGTGATATCCAAATTGCCACTGCCAAAAACATACTCCCAAAAGATTTTGAAGAAGCACAAATCCCACTCGCCTCACTTGTATTTGGTTTGGTATTGGGTTTGGGACTCAATCGATTGGAGTCGTTGCAAGAGAAGAAGTAG
- a CDS encoding MraY family glycosyltransferase encodes MVPFFPISFLILGILSLILHTFYVYSRFGVKDVPNERSLHDTVTKKSGGMFFIPVFLLSTLLYLLPPLQSIGSDLFPIRNEPWNLYLLLVGILIFSILGFVDDLYHLTPKLRLVLELGIVFFCLWGIQPNVSFLGFGSIPSFVQILFLTIFLVFGINLVNFMDGMDWYLVTTFAICFVSLSFILPDFYTKPNLGYSLYAVLFVSMFGFIFYNFPKAKLFMGDSGSLALGFFGLVLPLLYQNKSNGIHWDVTDYFYLFPFFWIDGVTILIKRFFQKKHLFQAHREHLYQKLTETKLGKIGSLVVFSLLNVMLVCFHFLLKEFGFGKIVIFLILFLVSILSYAIVWLSATRKNLA; translated from the coding sequence ATGGTTCCTTTTTTTCCCATTTCCTTCCTCATTCTGGGCATCTTGAGCCTAATTTTGCACACATTTTATGTGTATTCCCGTTTTGGGGTGAAAGATGTGCCAAATGAACGGAGTTTGCATGACACGGTCACAAAAAAATCGGGTGGAATGTTTTTTATCCCTGTTTTTCTCCTCTCGACCCTTCTCTATTTACTCCCCCCTTTGCAGTCGATAGGAAGTGATCTTTTTCCCATTCGTAACGAACCATGGAATCTTTATCTTTTGTTAGTTGGTATTTTAATATTTTCCATTTTAGGATTTGTAGACGATTTATACCATTTAACACCGAAACTCCGCCTCGTATTAGAATTAGGAATTGTTTTTTTCTGTTTATGGGGCATACAACCCAATGTAAGTTTTTTGGGATTTGGTTCCATTCCCAGTTTTGTTCAAATTCTTTTTCTCACAATCTTCTTGGTATTTGGAATCAACTTAGTTAATTTTATGGATGGAATGGATTGGTATTTGGTGACCACATTCGCCATTTGTTTTGTTTCTTTAAGTTTTATTTTACCTGATTTTTACACCAAACCAAACCTAGGATACAGTTTGTACGCAGTGCTCTTTGTCTCCATGTTTGGATTTATCTTTTACAATTTCCCAAAAGCAAAATTATTTATGGGAGATAGTGGATCGCTGGCACTTGGATTTTTTGGATTGGTTCTCCCCTTACTTTACCAAAACAAATCAAATGGCATCCATTGGGATGTAACCGATTACTTTTATCTTTTTCCTTTTTTTTGGATTGATGGTGTCACCATCCTCATTAAACGATTCTTTCAGAAAAAACACCTATTCCAAGCGCATAGAGAACATTTGTACCAAAAACTGACCGAAACCAAACTGGGTAAAATTGGTTCTCTCGTTGTATTTTCCTTATTGAATGTAATGTTGGTTTGTTTCCATTTTCTATTAAAAGAATTTGGTTTTGGGAAAATTGTCATTTTCCTGATTTTGTTTCTGGTTTCGATTTTATCTTATGCTATCGTATGGTTATCAGCAACTAGAAAAAACCTTGCCTAA
- the dapA gene encoding 4-hydroxy-tetrahydrodipicolinate synthase, with protein MFQGVYTAVITPFRQGKIDYDQYFKILENQIRSGVAGVVPCGTTGESPTLSYEEHKELIQKTVQIVAGKIQVIAGTGSNSTKEAIELTESACADGVDGILSVNPYYNKPTQEGMFQHFTAIANVSSKPVMLYNIPGRTNVNLLPETVSRLAAHPKIAAIKEATGDLGQMAKVISLCPPDFDLLSGDDNLTLPVLSIGGKGVVSVVSNLFPRACVDMVSLYLRGDLVASKKIYYKLLPVFVNAFIETNPIPIKAAMSWFGYCTNELRLPMTSLSEGQPAESFKKIVFQLKEEGIV; from the coding sequence ATGTTTCAGGGCGTTTATACTGCGGTCATCACCCCTTTCCGCCAGGGGAAAATCGATTACGATCAATACTTTAAAATCCTAGAAAACCAGATCCGATCCGGAGTCGCTGGTGTGGTTCCTTGTGGAACAACGGGAGAATCTCCTACTTTATCCTACGAAGAACATAAGGAACTCATCCAAAAAACGGTGCAGATCGTAGCGGGCAAAATCCAAGTGATCGCGGGTACTGGTTCTAACTCCACAAAAGAAGCAATTGAACTCACCGAGTCCGCCTGTGCAGATGGAGTGGATGGAATTTTGTCTGTAAATCCGTATTATAACAAACCTACACAAGAAGGGATGTTCCAACACTTTACAGCCATTGCAAATGTATCATCAAAACCTGTGATGTTGTACAACATCCCTGGTAGAACCAATGTAAACCTTTTGCCAGAAACGGTTAGTCGTTTGGCGGCTCACCCTAAAATTGCAGCAATCAAAGAAGCAACAGGTGATCTCGGACAAATGGCAAAAGTGATTTCGCTCTGTCCACCCGACTTTGATTTGTTATCTGGTGATGACAATTTAACTCTTCCTGTTCTTTCCATTGGTGGAAAAGGAGTTGTATCTGTAGTTTCAAATTTATTCCCACGTGCATGTGTGGATATGGTTTCTTTATACCTTCGTGGTGATCTGGTAGCTTCCAAAAAAATCTACTACAAACTACTCCCAGTATTTGTGAATGCTTTTATTGAAACAAATCCAATCCCAATCAAAGCAGCTATGAGTTGGTTTGGTTATTGCACTAATGAACTCAGATTGCCTATGACTTCGTTGTCGGAAGGGCAACCAGCTGAGTCATTTAAAAAAATCGTATTTCAATTAAAAGAGGAAGGCATTGTCTAA
- the dapB gene encoding 4-hydroxy-tetrahydrodipicolinate reductase, with translation MSKIKVGVIGAGGRMGKAIIQVLSLSKKSVLSAAVVREGAIYAGFDSGNHAGIKETGILLSSDLQKANEDSDVLIDFSTHTGFESILNTALKNHKPLVIGTTGLTDSDKTLIKSASETIPIVFSPNMSVGVNLLFKLTEIAAKVLHEDFDIEVLDIHHRHKKDAPSGTAMYLKEVLLEASKRSEENVIYGRHGMYPERDQKEIAMHTMRAGEVVGEHTVYFFSPEERIEITHRAQDRKTFASGAVKAAEFLHGKSKGLYNMFDVLGI, from the coding sequence TTGTCTAAAATCAAAGTCGGTGTGATTGGTGCTGGTGGTAGGATGGGGAAAGCCATCATCCAAGTGCTTTCTCTTTCCAAAAAATCGGTGTTAAGCGCAGCTGTTGTAAGAGAGGGTGCGATATATGCCGGTTTTGATTCTGGAAACCATGCAGGTATCAAAGAAACTGGAATTCTATTATCTTCCGACTTACAAAAAGCAAACGAAGATTCTGATGTGTTAATTGATTTTAGTACTCACACTGGATTTGAATCCATTCTCAATACAGCATTAAAAAATCATAAACCATTGGTGATTGGAACAACCGGTCTTACCGATTCTGATAAAACTCTAATCAAGTCTGCTTCTGAAACTATCCCAATTGTATTCTCTCCCAATATGTCTGTTGGTGTGAATTTACTCTTCAAACTCACTGAAATTGCAGCGAAAGTTTTACACGAAGATTTTGATATAGAAGTTTTAGACATCCACCATAGACATAAAAAAGACGCTCCTTCTGGTACCGCGATGTATCTAAAAGAAGTGTTACTAGAAGCTAGTAAACGAAGTGAAGAAAATGTAATTTATGGTCGTCATGGTATGTACCCTGAACGAGACCAAAAAGAAATCGCAATGCATACGATGCGTGCCGGTGAAGTCGTTGGCGAACACACAGTTTATTTTTTTAGTCCAGAAGAGAGGATTGAAATTACCCATCGTGCCCAGGACCGCAAAACATTTGCTAGTGGTGCAGTGAAAGCCGCAGAATTTTTACATGGCAAATCGAAAGGTTTGTATAATATGTTTGATGTTTTAGGAATATAA
- the cdaA gene encoding diadenylate cyclase CdaA, whose translation MDFFRGLYIIPWSKNYISISLDVLIVAFLIYKTYTTLRRTRGIQLLFGVGIIWISGSLAEYLGFELLEWILTNIRPALVFAIIVLLQPELRRLTGDLARIRLLRLFFLKPTFDLDPIVEAVRAMSQEKIGSIIVLVKDISLKDISENAVPMDSIVTSEILQTIFFKNSPLHDGAVIIEQNRIVCAASYLPMSSSVEISTLGARHRSALGLSEETDSIIIVTSEETGDITICYEGEMIHPVKPLELKALVSGLMSGNKKVKDESQRKSKEKDSGVII comes from the coding sequence TTGGATTTTTTTCGAGGATTATACATCATTCCATGGAGTAAAAATTATATCTCCATTAGTTTAGATGTACTCATCGTCGCATTTTTAATTTATAAAACCTATACAACCTTACGTAGAACTCGAGGGATTCAGCTCTTATTTGGTGTAGGGATCATTTGGATCTCAGGAAGTTTAGCCGAATACTTAGGTTTTGAGTTACTAGAATGGATCTTAACGAATATTCGGCCAGCACTTGTTTTTGCTATCATTGTTCTCTTGCAACCTGAATTACGCCGTTTAACAGGTGACCTGGCTAGGATTCGACTCCTACGTTTGTTCTTTTTAAAACCTACTTTTGATTTGGATCCGATTGTCGAAGCTGTGAGGGCCATGTCCCAAGAAAAAATTGGCTCTATCATTGTGCTTGTGAAAGACATTAGCCTTAAGGACATTTCAGAAAACGCAGTTCCAATGGATTCCATTGTGACCTCTGAAATTTTACAAACCATCTTCTTTAAAAACTCACCACTCCATGATGGTGCCGTCATCATAGAACAAAACAGAATTGTTTGTGCTGCTTCTTATTTGCCAATGAGTAGTTCTGTAGAAATCTCAACATTGGGTGCAAGGCATAGATCTGCCCTTGGACTTTCGGAAGAAACTGATTCAATCATCATCGTTACTTCAGAAGAAACTGGAGACATTACAATTTGTTACGAAGGGGAAATGATCCATCCAGTCAAACCCTTGGAGTTGAAAGCTCTTGTGAGTGGTCTCATGTCAGGAAATAAAAAGGTAAAAGACGAATCACAAAGAAAATCCAAAGAAAAAGATTCTGGTGTCATCATATGA
- a CDS encoding CdaR family protein produces MILKLFGKMVRNWKAKLISLIIASIFYVNLQNSKVLIKTVNVPIDYPKLSGNLSYSKNPEKTIPVRVEGLKDVVNYYSQFMKAVIDPEDVQLGVTEVPIKKIVGVPSGVKVTKLKKTVPVEIESRGLKVVPIEVVFEGNPPANFEKLTQILSPQKITLSGKPQDLEKINKVVLPEISLVDRKEPFAKTVKIPDLPKGVNVLGSRDVTVNVNIIPLSYKTGEQTAAGIPIVCSGLDPKLDAELSEEQVAIRYFSLKPIRSAQILTGITAQVPCNYIFDPIKNKIVPELQPQVAKVRIIKNKDLKGIEILQISPEKIEIRYKVKEQNIDPDNIDDGTGMEGITPHPSDRS; encoded by the coding sequence ATGATATTGAAATTATTTGGAAAAATGGTTCGGAATTGGAAAGCAAAACTCATTTCGCTTATCATTGCTAGTATCTTTTATGTAAATTTGCAAAACTCTAAAGTTTTGATCAAAACAGTGAATGTTCCCATCGACTATCCAAAGTTATCTGGTAATTTGAGTTATTCAAAAAACCCAGAAAAAACCATTCCAGTTCGTGTGGAAGGTTTAAAAGATGTAGTGAACTATTATTCTCAATTTATGAAGGCTGTGATTGATCCCGAAGATGTCCAGTTAGGTGTCACAGAAGTTCCTATCAAAAAAATTGTTGGTGTTCCGAGTGGAGTGAAGGTAACAAAACTTAAAAAAACAGTTCCAGTGGAAATAGAATCCAGAGGACTAAAAGTGGTTCCAATTGAAGTAGTTTTTGAAGGGAATCCACCTGCTAACTTTGAAAAGTTGACTCAAATTTTAAGCCCTCAAAAAATCACACTCAGTGGTAAACCACAAGACCTTGAAAAAATTAATAAAGTCGTTTTGCCAGAAATCTCACTTGTGGATCGTAAGGAACCTTTTGCAAAAACTGTCAAAATTCCAGATTTGCCGAAAGGTGTGAATGTCCTTGGCTCCCGTGATGTAACGGTGAATGTAAATATTATTCCACTTTCGTATAAAACGGGAGAACAAACTGCCGCAGGGATTCCTATCGTTTGTTCTGGGTTAGATCCAAAACTTGATGCAGAACTTTCGGAAGAACAAGTTGCAATTCGTTATTTTTCACTAAAACCAATTCGTTCTGCACAAATCCTAACAGGCATTACAGCACAAGTTCCTTGTAATTATATCTTTGATCCAATTAAAAACAAAATTGTTCCAGAATTACAACCTCAGGTAGCAAAAGTTAGGATCATCAAAAACAAAGATCTAAAAGGGATCGAAATATTGCAGATCAGTCCTGAAAAAATCGAAATTCGATACAAAGTCAAAGAACAAAATATCGATCCAGATAATATAGATGATGGAACAGGGATGGAAGGAATCACCCCTCATCCTTCCGATCGATCCTAA
- a CDS encoding alpha/beta fold hydrolase, with protein sequence MLDLNFPKKNATEWLASGKFFEYKKFQIFYIQEGRGQNLILLHGFPTSSWDYSKIYNGLTRYFNTIAIDFLGFGYSSKPIKHEYTLVEQTDIIESFIEKNALKRVKFVFHDYAVSVGQEILARHLESKERKYEIDGAVFFNGGLFPHLHRPTFKQKLLATPILGAILAKFYDEKKFGVAFSDVFGKNTKPTEKEISILWKLITYPNKVLIPHKLLKYIKERRYHRERWKNALLQTEVPLLFINGGEDPVSGSHLADEIDKLPIKHKKLIRWPNIGHYPMWENPDESFKEIYEFLK encoded by the coding sequence ATGTTAGATCTTAATTTTCCAAAAAAGAACGCTACAGAATGGTTGGCCTCAGGTAAATTTTTTGAATATAAAAAATTCCAAATCTTCTATATCCAAGAAGGAAGAGGTCAAAACTTAATCTTGTTACATGGTTTCCCAACTTCTTCATGGGATTATTCTAAAATTTATAATGGGTTAACAAGATACTTTAATACCATTGCGATTGATTTTTTAGGCTTCGGATATTCTTCAAAACCAATCAAACACGAATATACGTTAGTCGAACAAACCGATATCATCGAATCCTTTATTGAGAAAAATGCCCTCAAACGTGTCAAATTTGTCTTCCATGACTATGCTGTGAGTGTTGGCCAAGAAATCCTTGCTCGTCACTTAGAATCAAAAGAACGTAAGTATGAAATAGATGGTGCGGTGTTTTTTAATGGTGGTTTATTCCCTCATTTACATAGACCTACGTTCAAACAAAAACTACTCGCAACACCTATATTAGGTGCAATTCTCGCAAAATTCTATGATGAAAAAAAATTCGGCGTAGCATTTAGCGATGTTTTTGGTAAAAATACAAAACCCACAGAAAAAGAAATCTCTATACTTTGGAAACTCATCACCTATCCAAATAAAGTGCTTATCCCTCATAAACTTTTAAAATACATTAAAGAAAGAAGATACCATCGTGAACGTTGGAAAAATGCCCTCTTACAAACAGAAGTTCCATTGTTATTTATCAATGGAGGAGAAGATCCTGTCAGCGGGAGTCATTTAGCAGATGAAATTGACAAACTTCCGATCAAACATAAAAAACTGATTCGTTGGCCAAACATTGGTCACTACCCAATGTGGGAAAATCCTGACGAAAGTTTTAAAGAAATTTATGAATTTCTAAAATAA